In Bufo gargarizans isolate SCDJY-AF-19 unplaced genomic scaffold, ASM1485885v1 fragScaff_scaffold_107_pilon, whole genome shotgun sequence, the genomic stretch AATCTGAACAAGGACAACATAAGCATGAAGTTTGTATATTCTATCCGTGTTTCCCTCCACACTCCAGACATCcttgatagggaatttagattgtgagctcctggggacagTGAGAGATAATGTCTGTACAGTTCTGCAGAATATGTAAGCACTATACAAGTAAAATAAACTGCCCACGTTGCCTAAAGAGGCATGTGGTTTGGGGTTTCAGAGCTGcttatatgtcatgatacttagaaCGGCTGTCATGATATGGTATTATTAACCGTTTGGAACGTCACATTCCAGCATTCTGTGCCCGTACGTGTTTGGCCAGGGCATCTCGGATCCCCTCAGATGTTCCTTCTGGCTCCAAGTCATCCTCGTCACACTCACTTGGCTGTTCTAACTCTTCCTCGAAGGCTTCTTCTGACCAATGCTCTTGGAACGGATCTCCACGGGACTCACAGATATTATGGAGTGTGCAGCAAGCGGCAATTAAAGTGGGGAGAAACGAGGGATCCGAGTCACTGTGTTTCAACAGACAACACCAACGACCCTTGAGGCGTCCAAAAGCGACTTGTGCCACACTAAGGATGGACGAAAACTGCACATTCAGTTCTGAACGTTCTGGATTTGACTCTTTAGAGAAGGGCGTCATCAGCCAGGGCAGCAGGGGATATGAGCGGGACCCTAACAAGTGGATGGGTATGTCGACTCCATCCACGCAGTACGTTGTGTTAGGGAACAGAGTTCCTTCCATACCCGACTCATAAAGCTCAGAAGTCAATAAGACCTGAGTGTCGGAGAGGTTTCCAGGACTTCCAATATTTAGATCCCAGAAGCAATGGTCGGAGTCTACCACAGCCTGGAGAACCACAGAATGCCAACCTTTGGTATTGAAATACTGCCCGGCACGTTCCTGAGGGGGGTCTACAACGACATGGAAAGTGCCTATGACCCCGGCCAGCTGGGGTGTGCCAAAATGTCGCTCGAAGCCTTTCATTGTGTCACGCAGAACGTCTCCTTGAGGAATGGAAATGAACTTGGGGGTCAGAAAGGAGACCACCGCCTGGCAAACGTCCCGAACAACCTTACAAATAGTTGAACGTGAGACTCCAAATATTTTCTCAATGGCTCGATATTCACATGAAGAACCAAGGCGCCATAAAGTCATGGCCAAGCGTACTTCTGCCGGGATGGTGTGGCGTACGTTGGAGCCCATTTTCTCAATGACTGGTCGAAGCTGATCGCACAAATAAACGAAAGTGGACTTTGTCACTCGAAAGCTCTCGATCCAGTCAGAGCTGGTCAAGGCTTTCTCCATCATGGTGCTCCAGAGCGCCAAGGGCTGAAAGTGAGCGCCCTGCCACTCGGTAATTGGCGCAGTCGATGTGGCGGACACTCCACTGCCGCTCAACAGTCGGGTCGTCGCCAGGACAGCAAAGCGCAGGCTCTCCCTCGCCTTGGAACGTTGGAAACGGGAAATTCTCCTTCGACGTTCATATTCACGTCTTCTTCTTTCCTTCATCAGGCGGACATAATAGAAGGAGCAGAGCGCCACCGTCCCTGCGCACAACTCCCGGAGACCCCCACCTCTATGCATCTCCTCATCATTTGGAGGGTGGCTCTCCTCATAATGCTGAAACTCCTGAGCATCCATGTTGTCAGATGTCCTCAGACCATTAATAAGGGAAGTGGTGAATTACCAGTAATGGGGGACCTGAGAACATGAACCCTGCACCTCCCACTCACCATGAACAGCCCACCACAAGGACCCCCGGGCTGATTCTGGGGCAGTAAGATGGCGGCCGCCTCAGGTCCTCAAGTCTTTCACAAATTAACACGCTTTTCCCGCCCACGATCGGAGGCGTTGTTTTAAAGGGGCGTGGCCAGCGCGTCGCGTACTTTCCCGCCTTTTCCTCACAAGAGCGTCCTGCTACCTCAGTCAGGGAACCGCAGTTGGTCCGTGATTTCCACCCTTCTGATATTCCGGTGTCTCCGGTGTTTGCTCGCCTTAGGATAGCTGCGCGCATGGGCAGTAAGGGCAGTGTGTCTTCAGGACTGCTGTAGCGGAAATTCAAATACCTCACTCAATATGGCTGTCCGAGGCTGACGGATGTGACGTCACCTCTGTGACAGATATTTCAGGAAGTGAGAAGCCCACCGGCTGATCCATACTTGACGGAATGGACACGATACGGGGACTGCTGGTCCCGGGGATTCTCCCTGAGCGCTGCCATGATGAGTTCTTCCTCAACTACAACCTGCTTCAcggtataacccccccccccccgcccagctGAATGGTATATTCCAGATCACCCACTATGCACTGCACCCAGTGTAAGGGAAACCTACCCCTCCTGTATGTACCTGCACCCAGTGTAAGGGAAACCTACCCCTCCTGTATGTACCTGCACCCAGTGTAAGGGAAACCTACCCCTCCTGTATGTACCTGCACCCCAGTGTGAGGGACACCTACCCCTCCTGTATGTACCTGCACCCAGTGTAAGGGAAACCTACCCCTCCTGTATGTACCTGCACCCCAGTGTAAGGGAAACCTACCCCTCCTGTATGTACCTGCACCCAGTGTGAGGGACACCTACCCCTCCTGTATGTACCTGCACCCAGTGTAAGGGAAACCTACCCCTCCTGTATGTACCTGCACCCCAGTGTAAGGGAAACCTACCTCTCCTGTATGTACCTGCACCCAGTGTAAGGGACACCTACCCCTCCTGTATGTACCGGCACCCAGTGTGAGGGACACCTACCCCTCCTGTATGTACCTGCACCCAGTGTAAGGGAAACCTACCCCTCCTGTATGTACCTGCACCCAGTGTAAGGGAAACCTACCTCTCCTGTATGTACCTGCACCCAGTGTAAGGGAAACCTACCCCTCCTGTATGTACCTGCACCCAGTGTAAGGGAAACCTACCTCTCCTGTATGTACCTGCACCCAGTGTAAGGGACACCTACCCCTCCTGTATGTACCTGCACCCAGTGTAAGGGAAACCTACCCCTCCTGTATGTACCTGCACCCAGTGTAAGGGAAACCTACGCTCCTGTATGTACCTGCACCCAGTGTAAGGGAAACCTACGCTCCTGTATGTACCTGCACCCCAGTGTGAGGGACACCTACCCCTCCTGTATGTACCTGCACCCCAGTGTGAGGGACACCTACCTCTCCTGTATGTACCTGCACCCAGTGTAAGGGACACCTACccctcctgtatatacctgcacccCAGTGTGAGGGAAAACTACCCCTCCTGTATGTACCTGCACCCCAGTGTAAGGGAAACCTAGCCCTCCTGTATGTACCTGCACCCCAGTGTAAGGGACACCTACCCCTCCTGTATGTACCTGCACCCCAGTGTAAGGGAAACCTAGccctcctgtatatacctgcacccAGTGTTagccctctttcacacttgcattgtccggatctggcgtgtactccacttgccagaattacacgccggatccggaaaaacgcaagtgaactgaaagcatttgaagacggatccgtcatttaaaatgcgttcagtgttactatggcagccgggacgctattaaagtcccggttgccatagtagtagtggggagcggtatacttacagcccgtgcggctcccggggcgctccagaatgacgtcaggtgacgtgccatgtgatcacgtgatccatgcgcgtggggcgccctgacgtcactctggagcgccccgggggcCGCACAgacagtaagtatgctgctccccgctacactttaccatggctgccaggactttagcgtcccggcagccatggtaaccattgagaaaaagctaaacgtcggatccggcaatgcgccgaaacgacgtttagcttaaggccggatccggatcaatgcctttcaatgggctattattccggatccggccttgcggcaagtcttcaggatttttggccggagcaaaaagcgcagcatgctacggtattttctccggccaaaaaacgttccggtccggaactgaagacatcctgatgcatcctgaacggatttctctccattcagaatgcattaggataatcctgatcaggattcttccggcatagagttccgtcgtcagggctctatgccggaagaaaagaacgcaagtgtgaaagagccctaaagggaAACCTAGCCCTCCCGTGTGTACCTGCAAACACTCAAATTATTAAAATCCTGTTAGTATGGTGCGGAAGTATTGCCTTTTATGAATAACCGATCAAATCATTAGTTTCGTTTTGCACCCCTTTGGTGGTGTTATAAAATAATTGAGCAGTGTGTCTGTGTCCGCTCTTCGAGCGCTCCTCAAGAAAACTTTATTTAAAACCCGGACAGTCATAGAGGTGGGGGTTTTGCCCCAACAAAACCTGGCGCCCAAcatggagaaggaacgcccaggagagaagctgatgtctcctgcccattgctccgatagtagtaatttgcatatggagcaggagatggtAATGGGGGCCACAACGGGCGAACGGAGTGGTGCCCacgaataatagtaagtgcagggagatccctgggcgccgctactTAACAAAGTCCGGGACCCATGAAAGTtcgtctttaacttttaatatagGAGGCAGCAGAAtaacatagccggcaccctgcctctgacagggagctgcgatcagcggcagttaacccctcaggtgcggtggTATCGAAGGCTTTATGGGCAACATCAAAAACAGACATAGGGAAACTCCCGGTGTCTCCGGTCACTGTGCATCTTAAGCCAGGATGTCGGCCCCCTCGAGTGAAGCAGTACCCCCTCAGTCATGCCCAGGAGATAGCAGGGGCCAGTCAGATTGATGCTTTTCTCCAGGCCGGTGTATTGATAAAAACAGTATCTCCTGCTAATACCCCGCTGTTCCCAATAAAGAAGAAACCAGTTAAGGGACAGCCTGTCAGTTACAGGATGGTTCATGATCTTAGAGAAGTTAACAAGGTGACAGTTTTACAAACTCCCCGACCACGTATACACGGGCTCTGCCATCTGTCCTTACAGACTGAGCACCGCCGGCTCAGTGCTCCTGTTACAACACGTGGATGACTTGCTCCTGTGTGCTGAAGACAGTGAGACTTGCTGTGGGGCGACTATCTCTTACTTTTCCTCCAGCAGAACGGGTGTAAAGCCTCGAAGCAGAAGCTGCAGTTTAGTAAAGACAAGGTTGTATTTCTAGGACACTGCCTCTCCCATGGAGCTCGCCATCTAACCCCAGAAAGAAAGGATACAAGCGCCCATAGGAGCACAAAGCCTCCGGGTGTTTTTGGGGCTGGTGTCATACTGTCGCCCCTGGATTAGATATGCCTCCATGTTAATGCAGCCTCTGTATGATTGTCTGTCACCTGACAGAAGAGGCAATGAATAATTTCCATACATTGATGCTGTGCATAACCTCGGCCCCAGCCCTGGGTATTCCAAAATATGACGAGGAATTTCACCTGTTCTGTTCAGAAATGCAGGGTCACAGCGCGGCTGTACTGACTCAGAAACATGGTGACCGCCAGCGGTGTACTTTTCAGCCAGATTAGATCCTGTCGCCAGAGGCGCCCCCTCCCGTGTCAGGGCGGCAGCGCAGGCAATGATAGAAAAAGCCTCTGACACTATATTAGACTACACGGTGACTGTACAAACACCCCATGACATACAGGGCATATTAACACAGGTTTAGCCTCAGCATATTTCTATGACCAGGCAGCTCAGACTCCAGTGTGCACTCCTCATGCCGCTAACATTTCCTTCACAAGgtgtactactctgaatcctgctactttgttaccaatcgcagattcagaaatgggggaagGGGCATAGAAGGTACAGGCAGCCTCCTAAATGACATGATGGAACATGACCCCCCGTGACTGTGTACAAATAATGCAACAAGAAACGTCAGGAGTTAATCATGTCCATGAAAACCCCCTGATAACCCTGTtttttgagtattttgtagatgaaAGCAGGTTGATTGGAGAGGACGGCCGGTTtcacactggatatgcagtggtcacacagcatgaggtagggATAGCTGAACCACGGCCACCTCACATGTCAGCGCAAGAGGCACCTCACATGTCAGCGCAAGAGGCGCATATGGAGGCACTCACTGAGGCGTGAACATTGGccaaggggaagaaggtgaacatctacatGGACTCGAGGTAcgcttttggtattgcacatgactatgggcccatatggCGGCTAGAGACTTTCTAACATCAGCAGGCCGGCCAATTAAAGATAAAGACTCTGTACTTGAACTTATGAACTCTGATTACCAGAGGAGGTTGCTATTATTAAGATAAAGGCTCACACAAGATGTACCAGGGTGGAAGCAAAAGGCAATGATCGAGCAGACAAGGCAGCCAAACAAGCTGCACTCCAGCCACTAAATGCTGACGCCACCCCAGTGAGAGCCTCGAGACCTGAGGACATTTCTGTACGTACATTTCAAAGAATGCTCGAACAAGGCCCTCCAGGGGAAAAAGAACTTTGGGCAAAACAAGGAGCCAAACCTGATGAACATGGAATTTGGAGAATCAAGGACACAATGTGTCTACCCCGTCCTCTATACCCAGCTATGGCTCAGTAGGCCCACTCACCTATCAAAAAATGCCATGGTAAGTGTGGTCAATGCAGGGTGGGTTGCTCCAGGATTTTCTACAGCAGCCGCTCGGTTTGTACAAGGATGTATGGTCTGTGCATTGAACAATCCcggtcaagtggtgaagactccaagcgAGCAGACCCCCAGGCCACTTTACCCGtttcagagactgcagatagactgTATACAACTTCCTAAGGTAGGAGTATAGGAATTTGTCGTCGTatgtgttgatctcttttcagggtggccggaAGCCATCCCAGTAGCAAATGCAAAGAAGCTGGTCAGTGAGCTGGTGTGCAGGTATGGTGTCCCTGAAGTTATTGAATCAGACGGGGGTTCCCACTACACAGGAGAAGTAATGAGGGAAGTGATGCAGGCTTTAGGGGTCTCCCAAGCTTTCCATGCATCATACCATCCCCAAAGCAGTGGCTGTGTTGAGCGCCTAAATGGCAGTATTCAACAGGACTTAGAaaggaccatcaaatctgggatCCAGGCCTCTCCTCACATGTCTCCTGGTTGCATACTGTGTGTTCCTTCTACTGGATCTGGAAGGGAAGCAAGCACTTGTTTATGGGTGTGCTTAAGCCTCTTTGTGAGGGCCCGCATGTAGCTTGTTAGGCCATCATAGTTTATTTGCAACTGTTGTGGGGAAATACAATCCTAATCTGGATACACGATTCCAAACAGAATCTCAAATGGGGATAATACTGTCTTTCTCTTTGGAGTGGTCCTGACTGAGTATAAGGCTAAAGGCAAATACTCTGGCCGAGACCACTGAGTTTCCTACATGGCTTCCTGAATTTGCAATTTGAGCGTGCCATTTAGGCGCTCAATGCAGCCGCTGCTTTGGGGATGGTATGCTGCATGGAAAGCTTGGGTGACCCCCTAAAGCCTGCATCACTTCCCTCAATGTTCTCCTGTGAAGTGGGAACCCCTGTCTGATTCAGTAACTTCAGGGACACCATGCCTGCACACCAGCTCACTGACCAGCTGCTTTGCTAAAGAGATCAAGACACACAAGGACAAATTCCGATACTCCtaccttaggatactttcacactggcaattTTCTTTTCCCctcactgagttccgtcctaggggctcaatactggaaaagaactgatcagttttatccccatgcattctgaatggagagaaatcagctcaggatgtcttcagttcagtaactAAACATTGTTTTggacatgctgcagtattatctctgtccaaaattccggattaGTTGCCGAAAAGCTGGattcggcattaatttacattgaaatttattagtgccggattatttataccgcaatgccggatccgtcattccggtctgtgcatgcgcagactggtaaaaaatgtggaaaaaatatatataatggatccgtttctccggatgacatccggAGACACTATTCCGTTCTTGCAGTGCATTTATAAGACTGATCTGGTTGCATCCGGATccttctacaaatgctgtccgtttgcatgcagattgccagcgagggaactgcttgccggatcactctgctgcaagtgtgaaagtagccttagactataTACAACTGCCTATCTGCAGTCTCTAGAACGGGTAAAgtggcctgggggggggggggggggtgtgcttgcttggagtcttcaccactttGTTCAATGCACAGACCATACATCCTTGTACAAACCGAGCGGCTGCTGTAGAAAATCCTGGAGCAATCAACCCTGCATTGACCacacttaccatggcacctttTGATAGGTGAGTGGGCCTCCTGAGTTATAGTTGGGTATAGAAGACGGGGGTAGACACATTGTGTCCTTTATTCTACAAATTCCATGTTCATCAGGTTTGGCTCCTTGTTTTGCCCAAAGTTCTTTTTCCTCAGGAGGGGCTTGTTCGAGCATTCTTTGAAATGTACTTAATGAGATGTCCTCAGGTCTTGAGGCTCTCACTGGGGTGGCTGGAGTGCAGCTAGTTTGGCTGCCTTGTCTGCTCGATCATTGGCTTCTGCTTCCACCGTGGTACATCTTGTATGAGCCTTTATCTTAAGAATAGCGACCTCCTCTGGTAATCACAGAGAGTTCATAAGTTCAAGTACAGAGTCTTTATCTTTAATTGGCTGGCCTGCTGATGTTAGAAAGTCTCTAGCCCGCCATATGtgtccatagtcatgtgcaataccaaaagcataccttgagtccgtgtagatgttcaccttcttcctCTTGGCCAATGTCCACGCCTCAGTGAGTGTCTCCAGCTGCGCCTCTTGCGCTGACATGTGAGGTGGCTGTGGTTCAGCTATCCCTACCTCATGCTGTgggaccactgcatatccagtgtggaaccgGCCATCCTCTCCCATCAACCTGCTTCCAGCTACAAAATACTCAAATTCAGGGTTATCAGGGGTTTTTCATGGACATTATTTGTACACAGTCACGGGGGTCATGTTCCATCATGTCATTTAGGAGGCTGCCCGTACCTTCTATGCCCCTTCCCCTTTTTctgaatctgtgattggtaacaaagtagcaggattcagagtagtacacCTTGTGAAGGAAATGTTAGCGGCATGAGGAGTGCACACTGGAGTCTGAGCTGCCTGGTCATAGAAATATGCTGAGGCTAAACCTGTGTTAATATGCCCTGTATGTCATGGGGTGTTTGTACAGTCACCGTGTAGTCTAATATAGTGTCAGAGGCTTTTCTATCATGGCCTGCACTACCACCCTGACACAGGAGGGGGCGCCTCTGGTGACAGGGTCTAATCTGGCTGAAGTCACCATGTTTCTGAGTCAGTACAGCCGCGCTGTGACCCTGCATTTCTAAACAGAACAGGTGAAATTCCTTGTCATATTTTGGAATGGCCAGGGCTGGGGCGGAGGTTATGCACAGCTTCGTATGGAAATTATTCCCTGCCTCTTCTGTCAGGTGACAGACAATCATACAGAGGCTGCATTAACATGGAGGCATGTCTAATCCAGGGGCGACGGTATGACACCGTCCCCAAAACACCCGGAGGCTTTGTGCTCCTTTGGGCGCTTGTATCCTTTCTTTCTGGGGTTAGATGGCGAGCTCCATGGGAGAGGCCGTGTCCTAGAAACACAACCTTGTCTTTACTAAACTGCAGCTTCTGCTTTGAGGCTTTACACCCGTTCTGCTGGAGGAAAAGTAAGAGATATAGTCGCCCCACAGCAAGTCTCATTGTCTTCAGAATCTGCCTATAGTCCGAAGACTGTTTTTGCCTTATCTTGACGTACAGCTGAATCATTATTACTGACATTAAATCTAACCATTTAAAAATGCTCAGTTGTGTTGCCTATTTTTTGTTAATGGATCAATTTATACTCCGTTCACTATCTGGACTGTAATTCAAGAAGGGGCTGGAGGCTGCGCGCTGGCTCCAGACTCCCTCCTATTCTTATGCTGAGTACACTTGTGTTAGGCTGAGTACACTTATTGCGGCTACTCCCCTGCTCTAAAACACCCTCAATGActgtcccccgacatgtttcgccagctaaccagtttcctcagagcttccccactataTCACTTGGTGtactgttactgagcctcagtgtatacagagcttccccactatatcacctagtgtactgttactgagcctcagtgtatacagagcttccccactatatcacctagtgtactgttactgagcctcagtgtatacagagcttccccactatatcacctagtgtactgttactgagcctcagtgtATACAGAGCTTCAccactatatcacctagtgtactctgtactgagcctcagtgtccccactatatcacctagtgtactgttactgagcctcagtgtatacagagcttccccactatatcacctagtgtactgttactgagcctcagtgtATACAGAGCTTTcccactatatcacctagtgtactgttactgagcctcagtgtatacagagcttccccactatatcacctagtgtactgttactgagcctcagtgtatacagagcttccccactatatcacctagtgtactgttactgagcctcagtgtATACAGAGCTTCAccactatatcacctagtgtactgttactgagcctcagtgtatacagagcttccccactatatcacctagtgtactgttactgagcctcagtgtatacagagcttccccactatatcacctagtgtactgttactgagcctcagtgtATACAGAGCTTCAccactatatcacctagtgtactgttactgagcctcagtgtatacagagcttccccactatatcacctagtgtactgttactgagcctcagtgtatacagagcttccccactatatcacctagtgtactgttactgagcctcagtgtATACAGAGCTTTcccactatatcacctagtgtactgttactgagcctcagtgtATACAGAGCTTCAccactatatcacctagtgtactgttactgagcctcagtgtATACAGAGCTTTcccactatatcacctagtgtactgttactgagcctcagtgtATACAGAGCTTCAccactatatcacctagtgtactctgtactgagcctcagtgtccccactatatcacctagtgtactgttactgagcctcagtgtatacagagcttccccactatatcacctagtgtactgttactgagcctcagtgtatacagagcttccccactatatcacctagtgtactgttactgagcctcagtgtATACAGAGCTTCAccactatatcacctagtgtactgttactgagcctcagtgtatacagagcttccccactatatcacctagtgtactgttactgagcctcagtgtATACAGAGCTTCAccactatatcacctagtgtactgttactgagcctcagtgtATACAGAGCTTTcccactatatcacctagtgtactgttactgagcctcagtgtatacagagcttccccactatatcacctagtgtactctgttactaaGATTTCCCTTTCTATAATGTTCTGCAATTTTCCAAACACAGAAAAGAACAAAATGTAAACTGTGACTCCTAAATCCAGACCAAAAACCTCATCAATCAAAGTTACTCATAATCAGAAACTACACCCAACAATCATAGGCATTTTCAACTTTCAAGGTTCTTTATTGCTATGGACTCGACTGTAAAAGGACTTTATATGGACCCTCGAACCAGACAAGCGGTCAGGGAGGCACAGATAAGATGTGAGAGTCTCTTACCTTGCAGCGCTGTCTTTCATGTATGTCCGGATTATCCATGTTGTCGGGAGATCAATGAAGTGTCTCTTAGTTGAGCCCCACGTGAGGTGCTAAGTTTTGTTGGGGCAAACCCCCGCTTCTATGATTGTCGGGCCCCTAATTGATGTTTTGGTTCTGAGCGCTCGGAGAGCTGACACGGACACTGCTGAATCAGATTCTCCTCTATTCCTCACAAGCAGACATTGTAGAACACCACAGATCGGGCCATCACCAAAGGGGTGGAAAGCGAAACTAATGATTGGATTGGTTATTCATAAAAGGCAATACTTCCGCACCGTACTAACAGGATTCTAATGATTAAAGAGTTTCTGCAGCATCTTATCTGTTAGTATTCGTTAGCAGCGCATCCCGAAACTCAGAAGGAACATccccctctgttgtctgtcagaCTCTGATAAGGGACCTGCACCCAGTGTGAGGGACTCCTACCccctcctgtatatacctgcacccAGTGTGAGGGACTCCTACCccctcctgtatatacctgcacccAGTGTGAGGGACACCTACCccctcctgtatatacctgcacccAGTGTGAGGGACTCCTACCccctcctgtatatacctgcacccAGTGTGAGGGACACCTACCccctcctgtatatacctgcacccAGTGTGAGGGACACCTACCCCTACTGTATATACCTGCACCCAGTGTGAGGGACTCATACCCCTTCTGTATGTACCTGCACCCAGTGTGAGGGACTCCTACCccctcctgtatatacctgcacccAGTGTGAGGGACACCTACCccctcctgtatatacctgcacccAGTGTGAGGGACACCTACCccctcctgtatatacctgcacccAGTGTGAGGGACTCCTACCccctcctgtatatacctgcacccAGTGTGAGGGACACCTACCccctcctgtatatacctgcacccAGTGTGAGGGACTCATACCCCTTCTGTATGTACCTGCACCCAGTGTGAGGGACTCCTACCccctcctgtatatacctgcacccAGTGTGAGGGACACCTACCccctcctgtatatacctgcacccAGTGTGAGGGACACCTACCccctcctgtatatacctgcacccAGTGTGAGGGACTCCTACCccctcctgtatatacctgcacccAGTGTGAGGGACACCTACCccctcctgtatatacctgcacccAGTGTGAGGGACTCCTACCccctcctgtatatacctgcacccAGTGTGAGGGACACCTACCccctcctgtatatacctgcacccAGTGTGAGGGACTCCTACCccctcctgtatatacctgcacccAGTGTGAGGGACTCCTACCccctcctgtatatacctgcacccAGTGTGAGGGACACCTACCccctcctgtatatacctgcacccAGTGTGAGGGACTCCTACCccctcctgtatatacctgcacccAGTGTGAGGGACTCCTACCccctcctgtatatacctgcacccAGTGTGAGG encodes the following:
- the LOC122922281 gene encoding protein ANTAGONIST OF LIKE HETEROCHROMATIN PROTEIN 1-like, with product MDAQEFQHYEESHPPNDEEMHRGGGLRELCAGTVALCSFYYVRLMKERRRREYERRRRISRFQRSKARESLRFAVLATTRLLSGSGVSATSTAPITEWQGAHFQPLALWSTMMEKALTSSDWIESFRVTKSTFVYLCDQLRPVIEKMGSNVRHTIPAEVRLAMTLWRLGSSCEYRAIEKIFGVSRSTICKVVRDVCQAVVSFLTPKFISIPQGDVLRDTMKGFERHFGTPQLAGVIGTFHVVVDPPQERAGQYFNTKGWHSVVLQAVVDSDHCFWDLNIGSPGNLSDTQVLLTSELYESGMEGTLFPNTTYCVDGVDIPIHLLGSRSYPLLPWLMTPFSKESNPERSELNVQFSSILSVAQVAFGRLKGRWCCLLKHSDSDPSFLPTLIAACCTLHNICESRGDPFQEHWSEEAFEEELEQPSECDEDDLEPEGTSEGIRDALAKHVRAQNAGM